A window from Halomicrobium urmianum encodes these proteins:
- a CDS encoding aldo/keto reductase produces the protein MATQSATWAYRDDHEEFARTYFRRFADCVVSSVGVGTYLGDPTDEQDDRYHEAIVEALESGSNVVDTAINYRHQRSERVVGDAVEAADVDREAVLVATKGGFVPFDGERPDDPGQYVLEEYVEPGIVDREDLARGQHCIAPDFLDDQLDRSLENLGLDAIDLYYVHNPETQLADRSREAVYDRLEDAFVRLEERVAAGDLRHYGVATWEAFRVPKGHDSYLSLPEVVSRARAASDRADTEATSFRAVQLPFNVQMADAFTVEAHEGPDGPQSALWFAHEAGLDVFTSASMLQGRLAEGLPDEVAARLDGETSAQRAINFARSAPGVTSSLVGMGSPEHVAENVAAGTYEPLGASAFDAVFE, from the coding sequence ATGGCAACCCAGTCGGCGACGTGGGCGTACCGCGACGACCACGAGGAGTTCGCCCGCACCTACTTCCGGCGGTTCGCGGACTGCGTCGTCTCCAGCGTCGGCGTCGGCACGTACCTCGGCGACCCGACCGACGAACAGGACGACCGATATCACGAGGCGATCGTCGAGGCGCTGGAGTCGGGGAGCAACGTCGTCGACACGGCGATCAACTACCGCCACCAGCGCTCCGAGCGGGTCGTCGGCGACGCCGTCGAGGCCGCCGACGTGGACCGCGAGGCCGTCCTCGTCGCCACGAAGGGCGGGTTCGTCCCCTTCGACGGCGAGCGACCGGACGATCCGGGACAGTACGTGCTGGAGGAGTACGTCGAACCCGGAATCGTCGACCGCGAGGACCTGGCGCGCGGGCAGCACTGCATCGCGCCGGACTTCCTCGACGACCAACTCGACCGGTCGCTGGAGAACCTCGGACTCGACGCGATCGACCTGTACTACGTCCACAACCCGGAGACGCAACTCGCGGACCGCTCCCGCGAGGCGGTGTACGACCGGCTGGAGGACGCGTTCGTCAGGCTAGAGGAGCGCGTGGCGGCGGGCGACCTGCGCCACTACGGCGTCGCGACGTGGGAGGCCTTCCGCGTACCGAAGGGCCACGACAGCTACCTCTCGCTGCCCGAGGTGGTCAGCCGGGCGCGCGCCGCCTCGGATCGGGCCGACACGGAGGCTACGAGCTTCCGGGCCGTCCAGCTCCCGTTCAACGTGCAGATGGCCGACGCCTTCACCGTCGAGGCCCACGAGGGGCCCGACGGTCCGCAGTCGGCGCTGTGGTTCGCCCACGAGGCCGGACTGGACGTGTTCACGAGCGCCTCGATGCTCCAGGGTCGGCTCGCAGAGGGCCTCCCAGACGAAGTGGCGGCCCGGCTGGACGGGGAGACCAGCGCCCAGCGGGCGATCAACTTCGCGCGGTCGGCACCGGGCGTGACGTCCTCGCTCGTCGGCATGGGCTCGCCGGAGCACGTCGCGGAAAACGTCGCTGCCGGGACGTACGAGCCGCTGGGCGCCAGCGCCTTCGACGCGGTCTTCGAATAA
- a CDS encoding DHH family phosphoesterase — protein MPLWAQGGVEGVPDAVTAVLEESPLLVAAVVVGAIVLLLGLWWTVDRLRTPPARRLEQVLQSRDAVAVLMHPNPDPDAMSSALAVGEMAQRAGTDATLQYPGQIRHQENRAFQTVLDLDFDRIESVEELASDDVVLVDHNEPRGFPGAEGIDPVAVVDHHPGSGEGDDFTDVRTDYGACATIFAEYFDSLGWEFADPDVETDGGEGAGESVAPSVATGLLYGIQSDTKQLTKGCTAAEFRAAEYLYDGIDEDTLDRIANPQVDEEVLDVKARAITRREVRNAFAVSDVGEVSNADAIPQAADELTRLEGVTAVVVLGEREGQLHLSGRSRDDRVHMGKALEAAVEDIPMASAGGHARMGGGQVSIEHMEGIGPSEGVPREEFKRRLFDAMTGDV, from the coding sequence ATGCCGCTTTGGGCCCAGGGTGGCGTCGAGGGCGTCCCCGACGCGGTGACAGCCGTGCTCGAGGAGTCCCCGCTGCTCGTCGCGGCCGTCGTCGTCGGTGCGATCGTCCTCCTGCTCGGGCTGTGGTGGACGGTCGATCGGCTGCGGACGCCACCCGCCAGACGGCTGGAACAGGTGCTGCAGTCCAGGGACGCGGTCGCGGTGCTGATGCACCCGAACCCGGACCCGGACGCGATGTCGTCGGCGCTGGCCGTCGGCGAAATGGCCCAGCGGGCCGGTACCGACGCGACCCTCCAGTACCCCGGGCAGATCCGCCATCAGGAGAACCGCGCCTTCCAGACGGTGCTCGATCTGGACTTCGACCGGATCGAATCCGTGGAGGAACTCGCGAGCGATGACGTCGTGCTCGTCGATCACAACGAGCCCCGCGGGTTCCCCGGCGCGGAGGGAATCGACCCCGTCGCCGTCGTCGACCACCACCCCGGCAGCGGCGAGGGCGACGATTTCACCGACGTCCGTACCGACTACGGGGCCTGCGCGACCATCTTCGCGGAGTACTTCGACTCGCTGGGCTGGGAGTTCGCCGATCCCGACGTCGAGACGGACGGCGGCGAGGGAGCGGGCGAATCGGTCGCTCCCAGCGTCGCCACCGGACTGCTGTACGGGATCCAGTCGGACACCAAACAGCTCACCAAGGGCTGCACGGCCGCGGAGTTCCGCGCCGCGGAGTACCTCTACGACGGCATCGACGAGGACACGCTCGACCGGATCGCCAACCCGCAGGTCGACGAGGAGGTCTTAGACGTCAAGGCCCGCGCGATCACTCGCCGCGAGGTCCGCAACGCGTTCGCCGTCAGCGACGTCGGCGAGGTGTCGAACGCGGACGCCATCCCGCAGGCCGCCGACGAGCTGACGCGCCTGGAGGGCGTGACGGCGGTCGTCGTCCTCGGCGAGCGCGAGGGGCAGCTCCACCTCTCCGGCCGGTCCCGGGACGACCGTGTCCACATGGGCAAGGCGCTGGAGGCGGCCGTCGAGGACATCCCGATGGCCTCGGCCGGCGGCCACGCCCGGATGGGCGGCGGGCAGGTGTCCATCGAACACATGGAGGGAATCGGCCCCAGCGAGGGCGTCCCGCGCGAGGAGTTCAAGCGCCGCCTGTTCGACGCGATGACGGGCGACGTGTGA
- a CDS encoding SDR family oxidoreductase → MRVAILGCGYVGLELCRQLTATGHDVVGVRRSDEGLAAVEGAGGDAVQADVTEPDSLSAVPDADALVFAASSGGRGAEAARGVYVDGLETVIDHFARRESPPDRLVYTSSTGVYGDHGGDWVDESTSLDPTTAKTRVLAEAEATALTADDRGIDGTVARFAGLYGPDRYRLERYLGGPVTEGYLNMVHRDDAAGTVAHLLEGDLARGEAVLVVDDEPVDKWAFADWLAAQCGEPAPPKRTTAERLADDDLSETAKRRIRTSKRCSNDYLRELGYEFRYPTYREGYLEAIEAHLDRT, encoded by the coding sequence ATGCGCGTCGCCATCCTGGGCTGTGGCTACGTCGGCCTGGAGCTGTGCCGGCAGCTGACCGCGACCGGACACGACGTCGTCGGCGTCCGTCGCTCCGACGAGGGGCTCGCCGCCGTCGAGGGCGCCGGCGGCGATGCCGTGCAGGCGGACGTGACCGAACCGGACTCGCTGTCGGCGGTCCCGGACGCGGACGCCCTCGTGTTCGCGGCCAGCTCCGGCGGCCGCGGCGCCGAGGCGGCCCGTGGGGTGTACGTCGACGGGCTGGAGACGGTAATCGATCACTTCGCCCGCCGCGAGTCGCCACCGGACCGGCTCGTCTACACGTCGAGTACGGGCGTCTACGGCGATCACGGCGGCGACTGGGTCGACGAGTCGACGTCGCTCGATCCCACGACGGCGAAGACGCGCGTCCTCGCCGAAGCGGAGGCGACGGCGCTGACGGCCGACGACCGGGGTATCGACGGGACGGTCGCGCGATTCGCGGGCCTGTACGGCCCGGACCGATATCGGCTAGAGCGGTACCTCGGCGGGCCGGTGACGGAGGGCTACCTGAACATGGTCCACCGCGACGACGCGGCCGGGACCGTGGCCCACCTCCTGGAGGGGGACCTGGCGCGCGGTGAGGCCGTCCTCGTCGTCGACGACGAGCCGGTCGACAAGTGGGCCTTCGCCGACTGGCTGGCCGCACAGTGCGGCGAGCCGGCACCACCGAAGCGGACGACGGCCGAGCGGCTGGCGGACGACGACCTCTCCGAGACGGCGAAGCGCCGGATACGGACGAGCAAGCGCTGCTCGAACGACTACCTGCGCGAACTGGGCTACGAGTTCCGCTATCCGACGTATCGCGAAGGCTATCTGGAAGCGATCGAGGCGCATCTGGATAGAACGTAG
- a CDS encoding DUF5791 family protein, whose amino-acid sequence MLRGEFPDAGERTPESLRKAYESELSSTVEAVGVDAVVAETDLDRETVEALAAGESPEVTLEEAAAVLALDEDRPPADAVAAEARDVLLMGMTTAVLDVETLGSAIDGEMNPKAIQQKIEGRHPITLAEYARLHQAIEERK is encoded by the coding sequence ATGCTACGAGGCGAGTTCCCGGACGCGGGCGAGCGAACGCCCGAGTCCCTGCGGAAGGCCTACGAGTCGGAGCTGTCGTCCACCGTCGAGGCCGTCGGCGTCGACGCGGTCGTCGCCGAGACGGACCTCGACCGGGAGACCGTCGAGGCGCTGGCGGCGGGCGAGTCGCCGGAGGTGACCCTTGAGGAGGCGGCGGCGGTCCTCGCGCTGGACGAGGACCGGCCGCCGGCCGACGCCGTCGCGGCGGAGGCGCGCGACGTCCTGCTGATGGGGATGACGACCGCCGTTCTGGACGTCGAGACGCTCGGGTCGGCCATCGACGGGGAGATGAACCCCAAGGCGATCCAGCAGAAGATCGAGGGCCGGCACCCGATCACCCTCGCGGAGTACGCGCGGCTCCACCAGGCCATCGAGGAGCGCAAGTAG
- a CDS encoding DUF7286 family protein: MVSVIDDERARVPFSLVAALLLVSSATLATSMGPREPPTEPAVATGLERAAAETQTAVRAGALAAGEAAARNPVIDPANTSAGRVLSESGTFRDALRLRVYLAARERLSRVGYRRDGVGVTASLPATPNASALRAAKRRVQIERAGENGTAMRVRVENVTLTARRHGRAVARRDVSPEMVVATPALALHDRVAAYQRRLAAPVTESGLSRQMTAQLYAVAWARGYAQYGGLDVENVVSNRHVSVATNAALLDLQRRTIGTSDANGRRTLAMAVARTGARDALAATGTGTQVTDAMLDPPTEPPPERISGLDPPSGPGPETAKTVTVGTTAERATLDLLDGGGIESAVASVYAADARLVARVDGDSAPRPARPQRPGENWTLVDVGREVSRSATDASPGPPAAPDGWHRLDAFGRTVAVERTRTRTWQRGNETRTTATSASGRHTVSVAVVGRHATADGAPPGPITTAHERGAGPLEGPNLADVRRRAVDRLVQTRGGRDAVARRAARGSLDGEPVRIDVERPAGISDWIYEDLIGLREAIRNVSVTVERGRLGTFEAEPARELAERVRERRSALVDAPERYDSAAAKARAAARARYLDRVVERLEERAAARDDRADGFASTLTGMRDVSARALAAGMRATRRPPATRQPAVDGPGDDVRLGVDAAPSYLTLAELNHEQVSAIEGKGHPLVARNRNAFALPYGEASGAVVDAVFGGSEGVRLSTAARTLRAANATLGENGGGPRTDLATAVADANAHVERRLRGRLAASGVGAGPAERRAIVAGATAECDSLPARALALSNGSASAAIATTAAAEGGLSDAAADRLRLRLEETRREALRESAARPQTAAINETRRAVQSAADGAAERVANETVDRVTGRLANESVDRLPAGLPLAPPAYPWVATTNLWHVQVRGEYARFGIRADRGRPTTPGADTVYARDGDSVRLDVDDDGDRERLGRSTRVRFEASTAVAVVVPPGRTGVGDVDGVRDERSAGWPDAGGGASNRSAKSARRDGDL, translated from the coding sequence GTGGTCAGCGTGATCGACGACGAGCGGGCGCGGGTGCCGTTCTCGCTCGTGGCGGCCCTCCTGCTCGTGTCCAGCGCTACGCTCGCGACTTCGATGGGCCCGCGGGAACCGCCCACCGAACCCGCCGTCGCGACGGGACTCGAACGGGCGGCGGCGGAGACGCAGACCGCAGTTCGGGCCGGCGCGCTGGCGGCGGGCGAGGCGGCGGCCCGGAATCCGGTGATCGACCCCGCGAACACCTCCGCCGGGCGCGTGCTCAGCGAGAGCGGAACGTTCCGGGACGCACTCAGGCTGCGTGTCTACCTCGCGGCGCGCGAGCGGCTCTCGCGGGTCGGCTACCGGCGGGACGGAGTGGGCGTGACCGCGTCGCTGCCGGCGACGCCGAACGCCTCCGCGCTGCGGGCCGCGAAGCGCCGAGTGCAGATCGAGCGGGCCGGCGAGAACGGGACGGCGATGCGGGTCCGCGTCGAGAACGTCACGCTGACCGCCAGACGCCACGGTCGCGCGGTCGCCCGGCGAGACGTGTCCCCGGAGATGGTCGTCGCGACGCCCGCGCTGGCGCTGCACGATCGGGTCGCCGCCTACCAGCGGCGGCTGGCGGCGCCGGTGACGGAGTCGGGCCTCTCACGGCAGATGACCGCACAGCTGTACGCCGTCGCCTGGGCGCGCGGGTACGCCCAGTACGGCGGCCTCGACGTGGAGAACGTCGTCTCGAACCGGCACGTCTCGGTCGCCACCAACGCCGCGCTGCTGGACCTCCAGCGCCGGACGATCGGGACCAGCGACGCGAACGGTCGGCGGACGCTGGCGATGGCAGTGGCCCGGACGGGCGCCCGCGACGCGCTCGCCGCGACGGGGACCGGTACGCAGGTCACCGATGCGATGCTCGACCCGCCCACCGAACCGCCGCCAGAGCGGATCAGCGGCCTCGATCCGCCGTCCGGGCCGGGACCGGAGACGGCGAAAACGGTCACCGTCGGGACGACAGCCGAGCGCGCGACGCTCGACCTGCTGGACGGCGGCGGCATCGAATCGGCGGTCGCGTCGGTGTACGCGGCCGACGCGCGCCTCGTCGCCCGGGTTGACGGCGACAGCGCACCGCGGCCGGCGCGACCCCAGCGGCCGGGGGAGAACTGGACCCTGGTCGACGTTGGCCGGGAAGTGAGTCGGTCGGCCACCGACGCGAGCCCCGGCCCGCCCGCGGCGCCAGACGGCTGGCATCGCCTCGACGCGTTCGGGCGGACGGTGGCGGTCGAGCGGACGCGGACACGGACCTGGCAGCGCGGCAACGAGACGCGGACGACGGCGACGAGCGCGAGCGGGCGGCACACCGTGTCGGTCGCAGTCGTCGGCCGGCACGCGACCGCGGACGGCGCGCCGCCGGGACCGATCACGACGGCCCACGAGCGCGGCGCCGGGCCGCTAGAGGGGCCGAACCTCGCGGACGTCCGCAGACGGGCAGTCGACAGGCTCGTCCAGACGCGGGGCGGCCGCGACGCCGTCGCGCGACGGGCGGCCCGCGGATCGCTCGACGGGGAGCCCGTCCGGATCGACGTCGAGCGACCCGCGGGGATCAGTGACTGGATCTACGAGGACCTGATCGGCCTCCGCGAGGCGATCCGGAACGTCTCGGTGACGGTCGAGCGGGGTCGCCTGGGGACGTTCGAGGCCGAGCCTGCACGCGAACTCGCCGAGCGGGTGCGAGAGCGGCGTTCGGCGCTCGTCGACGCGCCGGAACGCTACGACAGCGCGGCGGCGAAGGCCCGCGCTGCAGCACGGGCGCGCTACCTCGACCGCGTCGTGGAGCGCCTCGAAGAACGTGCAGCGGCGCGGGACGACCGGGCCGATGGATTCGCCTCGACGCTCACCGGGATGCGGGACGTCTCGGCGCGGGCGCTGGCGGCCGGGATGCGGGCGACGCGGCGGCCGCCCGCGACGCGCCAGCCTGCCGTCGACGGGCCAGGAGACGACGTTCGCCTCGGGGTGGACGCGGCGCCGTCGTACCTGACGCTGGCCGAACTGAACCACGAGCAGGTGTCGGCGATCGAGGGAAAGGGACATCCGCTGGTGGCGCGCAACCGCAACGCCTTCGCGCTCCCGTACGGCGAGGCATCGGGAGCGGTCGTCGACGCGGTCTTCGGCGGGAGTGAAGGTGTGCGGCTCTCGACCGCGGCGCGGACGCTGCGAGCGGCGAACGCGACGCTCGGTGAGAACGGCGGCGGTCCCAGAACCGATCTGGCGACGGCGGTCGCGGACGCGAACGCCCACGTCGAGCGCCGCCTTCGAGGTCGACTGGCCGCCAGCGGAGTGGGGGCCGGCCCTGCGGAACGCCGGGCCATCGTCGCCGGCGCGACGGCCGAGTGTGACTCCCTTCCGGCGCGAGCGCTGGCGCTGTCGAACGGGTCCGCGTCCGCGGCGATAGCTACGACGGCCGCCGCCGAGGGCGGGCTGAGCGACGCCGCGGCCGACCGACTCCGCCTGCGGCTGGAGGAGACGCGCCGCGAGGCGCTCCGCGAGAGCGCGGCCAGACCGCAGACGGCAGCGATCAACGAGACGCGTCGCGCGGTCCAGTCGGCGGCCGACGGGGCCGCGGAGCGGGTCGCCAACGAGACGGTCGACCGCGTCACCGGGCGGCTGGCCAACGAGTCGGTGGACAGGCTCCCGGCGGGCCTGCCCCTCGCTCCGCCCGCGTACCCGTGGGTGGCGACGACGAACCTCTGGCACGTCCAGGTGCGGGGCGAGTACGCGCGCTTCGGGATCCGCGCGGACCGCGGCCGTCCGACGACGCCGGGTGCCGACACGGTCTACGCTCGCGACGGCGACTCGGTCCGTCTGGACGTCGACGACGACGGCGATCGCGAGCGGCTGGGCCGGTCGACTCGTGTCCGCTTCGAGGCGTCGACGGCCGTCGCGGTCGTGGTGCCGCCCGGCCGCACCGGCGTCGGCGACGTCGACGGCGTCCGCGACGAGCGGTCCGCGGGGTGGCCGGACGCGGGCGGCGGGGCGTCGAACCGGTCGGCGAAATCGGCACGGAGAGACGGAGACTTATAG
- a CDS encoding DUF7284 family protein: MRAISTVVDATVALLLIGGAVATLTAGTGAVAEPSPRNHADEQARVVVTNTAGADYALTPEQSAEGVAVEVDDAALRRTARGTLASLLARAAVANATVDGERLLPARRGYVRAATGLVRNRTGDRDARAAVRAAWEPYPGAPLSGTVRTGPRPPADADVAAAALTAPSGVPSVETGNGRAADADGFRGVARAVADAVVSGLFSPDETRLALRGDAPADALTARRYRRTARLLDAEPPGVRERSVEEMNDRLAAGLTDRFERDLRARYDSPEAAARDASTGRVRIVVRTWSA, from the coding sequence ATGAGGGCGATCAGTACCGTCGTCGACGCGACGGTCGCGCTGCTGCTGATCGGCGGCGCCGTCGCGACGCTGACGGCGGGGACGGGTGCGGTCGCGGAGCCATCCCCGAGGAACCACGCCGACGAGCAGGCGCGCGTCGTCGTGACGAACACGGCCGGGGCCGACTACGCGCTCACTCCCGAGCAGTCCGCCGAGGGCGTGGCCGTCGAGGTCGACGACGCGGCGCTCCGACGCACGGCACGCGGGACTCTCGCGTCGCTGCTCGCGCGGGCCGCCGTCGCGAACGCGACGGTCGACGGAGAGCGACTCCTCCCGGCGCGCCGGGGCTACGTGCGTGCCGCGACCGGCCTCGTCCGGAACCGGACGGGGGACCGCGACGCGCGCGCGGCGGTCCGAGCCGCCTGGGAGCCCTATCCCGGCGCGCCGCTGTCGGGGACCGTCCGGACCGGTCCGCGACCGCCGGCGGACGCGGACGTCGCGGCGGCCGCGCTGACGGCTCCGAGCGGCGTGCCGTCGGTCGAGACCGGGAACGGGCGAGCAGCGGACGCCGACGGATTCCGCGGCGTCGCCCGCGCCGTGGCGGACGCCGTCGTCAGCGGGCTCTTCTCGCCGGACGAGACGCGGCTGGCGCTCCGGGGCGACGCCCCCGCCGACGCGCTGACGGCGCGCCGCTACCGGCGAACGGCCCGACTGCTCGACGCCGAACCGCCGGGCGTGAGAGAGCGGAGCGTCGAGGAGATGAACGACCGCCTCGCTGCGGGGCTGACCGACCGGTTCGAGCGGGACCTGCGGGCGCGCTACGATTCACCGGAGGCGGCCGCCCGGGACGCCTCGACGGGGCGGGTCCGCATCGTCGTCAGGACGTGGTCAGCGTGA
- a CDS encoding DUF7285 family protein — protein sequence MSRSSGRGQTEPLAAIVAVATVGVGLSLYAGVLDATLPGERDRSTAPAALERVDHEIAPAGVARPERVPGSHEAGPAGYRTNVTLAVGGRRWSSGPTVPPDADETEERLGVRVSPATVEPGRLRVAVWR from the coding sequence ATGTCACGCTCGTCGGGTAGGGGGCAGACGGAGCCGCTGGCTGCGATCGTCGCCGTGGCGACCGTCGGGGTCGGACTGTCCCTATACGCGGGCGTCCTCGACGCGACGCTGCCGGGCGAGCGCGACCGGTCGACGGCGCCCGCGGCCCTCGAACGGGTCGACCACGAAATCGCGCCCGCGGGCGTGGCGCGCCCGGAACGAGTCCCGGGAAGCCACGAGGCGGGCCCGGCCGGGTATCGGACGAACGTCACGCTGGCCGTCGGGGGCCGGCGCTGGTCGAGCGGGCCGACCGTTCCACCGGACGCCGACGAGACCGAGGAGCGACTCGGCGTCCGCGTCTCGCCGGCGACGGTCGAACCGGGACGGCTCCGCGTGGCGGTGTGGCGATGA
- a CDS encoding ATPase, T2SS/T4P/T4SS family → MRDWFRSDRADPDCRCSLRREGSGLVVDADGCPGEGRLAEAADCRATVIDAADADVERVLVRRGGAERTYLDGDAGLLAAAGRFVERVAPLDERLAERARHEPVTAAREAVGRAGPVADAAAESGLALSVERFDSVADLRPYVGATVGHARVAVDPPPDGRLVDRSTLSTDGTVRRYERPDDLPVYHVEPSVSTLSDEALGALERARERLADGTESGTGAARRAVRAVAGEDDPVDRLGAVLEKHTADYGVLVDLFSDERVSDVFATAPVAGTPLRVRVDGELAATNVRLSERGADALASQFRLESGRAFSQVDPTLDAEITVNGRRVRVAGTTDPVTDGVTFAFRAHDREAWTLRRLVETGTITSRGAALLSVAVERGTATLIAGPRGAGKTTTLGALLRELPRAVRTLVIEDTPELPVEALQAEGRDVQSMLTASGDGPGLDPAEALRTALRLGEGALVVGEVRGEEASVLYEAMRVGANASAVLGTVHGDGGEAVRERVVADLGVAESAFAATDLVVTMAPPDGHDRRVAAVEEVIDGDDGVRFAPLLRRENERLAPTGRVERGNSGLIASLREGGERYADVLDAVEVRADRFRTSAGASASGGQSVATAPER, encoded by the coding sequence ATGCGAGACTGGTTCCGATCCGACCGCGCCGATCCGGACTGTCGCTGTTCGCTGCGCCGCGAGGGAAGCGGACTCGTCGTCGACGCCGACGGCTGCCCCGGCGAGGGGCGCCTGGCCGAGGCCGCGGACTGCCGGGCGACGGTGATCGACGCGGCCGACGCCGACGTCGAGCGGGTCCTCGTGCGTCGCGGCGGCGCGGAGCGGACGTACCTCGACGGCGACGCCGGTCTGCTCGCCGCCGCCGGTCGGTTCGTCGAGCGCGTCGCGCCGCTGGACGAGCGACTCGCCGAGCGGGCGCGTCACGAACCGGTCACCGCGGCGCGGGAGGCCGTCGGACGGGCCGGCCCCGTCGCCGACGCGGCGGCCGAGAGCGGGCTGGCGCTGTCCGTCGAGCGGTTCGATAGCGTCGCCGACCTGCGGCCGTACGTCGGAGCGACCGTCGGCCACGCGCGCGTCGCCGTCGATCCGCCGCCTGACGGACGCCTCGTCGATCGGAGTACCCTCTCGACCGATGGCACCGTTCGCCGCTACGAACGCCCCGACGACCTCCCGGTCTACCACGTCGAACCCTCCGTCTCGACGCTGTCAGACGAGGCGCTCGGGGCGCTCGAACGCGCGCGGGAGCGACTGGCCGACGGGACCGAGAGCGGGACCGGCGCGGCGCGGAGAGCGGTCCGTGCAGTCGCCGGCGAGGACGACCCCGTCGACCGCCTCGGCGCCGTGCTGGAGAAGCACACGGCCGACTACGGCGTTCTGGTGGACCTGTTCTCGGACGAACGCGTCAGCGACGTGTTCGCGACGGCGCCCGTCGCCGGGACGCCCTTGCGGGTCCGCGTCGACGGCGAACTCGCGGCCACGAACGTCAGGCTGAGCGAGCGTGGCGCCGACGCGCTGGCCTCGCAGTTCCGCCTGGAGAGCGGTCGCGCTTTCTCGCAGGTCGACCCGACGCTGGACGCGGAGATCACCGTGAACGGCCGGCGCGTCCGCGTCGCCGGCACGACCGACCCCGTCACCGACGGCGTGACCTTCGCCTTCCGCGCGCACGACCGCGAGGCGTGGACGCTCCGGCGACTCGTCGAGACCGGGACGATCACGTCGCGGGGCGCCGCCCTGCTCTCGGTCGCCGTCGAGCGCGGTACCGCGACGCTGATTGCCGGGCCCCGCGGCGCCGGCAAGACGACCACCCTGGGCGCGCTCCTGCGAGAACTTCCCAGAGCGGTTCGGACGCTCGTCATCGAGGACACCCCGGAGCTACCCGTCGAGGCGCTACAGGCAGAGGGTCGGGACGTCCAGTCGATGCTGACCGCCAGCGGGGACGGCCCCGGGCTCGATCCGGCGGAGGCGCTCCGGACCGCACTCAGGTTGGGCGAGGGCGCGCTCGTCGTCGGCGAGGTCCGGGGCGAGGAGGCGAGCGTCCTGTACGAGGCGATGCGCGTGGGCGCGAACGCCAGCGCGGTCCTCGGGACCGTCCACGGCGACGGCGGCGAGGCCGTCCGGGAGCGCGTCGTCGCCGACCTCGGCGTCGCCGAGTCGGCCTTCGCGGCCACCGACCTCGTGGTGACGATGGCCCCGCCCGACGGCCACGACCGGCGCGTCGCAGCGGTCGAGGAGGTGATCGACGGCGACGACGGCGTCCGCTTCGCGCCGCTCCTGAGGCGCGAGAACGAGCGGCTGGCACCGACCGGACGCGTCGAGCGCGGCAACAGCGGGCTGATCGCGTCGCTGCGCGAGGGCGGCGAGCGCTACGCCGACGTCCTCGACGCCGTCGAGGTGCGAGCTGACCGCTTCCGGACCAGCGCCGGGGCGAGCGCCAGTGGCGGTCAGAGCGTCGCGACCGCACCGGAGCGATGA
- a CDS encoding DUF7311 family protein, producing the protein MYRAVLAVVLAAALVGAASPAIDHARRAATDATVADQLSTVEAAADRLAAADDPIAGAGARRVVSITVPRSTWSDAGVRRLTLQWRPNRGTVATWDRPDGTRRRTLAGPLRPTADAPLTFGPGRHEVVLRLDGTPADPVVTVSRTGGEGEPARPRPLGERSAPVRARPGLYQ; encoded by the coding sequence ATGTACCGGGCGGTGCTGGCCGTCGTCCTCGCCGCTGCGCTCGTCGGTGCGGCGTCGCCGGCGATCGATCACGCCCGGAGGGCGGCGACCGACGCCACTGTCGCGGACCAGCTGTCGACCGTCGAGGCCGCGGCCGACCGGCTCGCGGCCGCGGACGACCCGATCGCGGGCGCCGGCGCTCGTCGCGTCGTCTCGATCACGGTTCCCCGAAGCACCTGGTCCGACGCCGGCGTCCGGCGACTGACCCTCCAGTGGCGGCCGAACCGGGGAACCGTCGCCACCTGGGACCGCCCGGACGGGACGCGGCGGCGGACGCTCGCCGGCCCGCTGCGGCCCACCGCCGACGCCCCGCTGACGTTCGGACCCGGGCGCCACGAGGTCGTCCTCCGACTCGACGGGACGCCGGCGGACCCCGTCGTGACCGTGAGCCGCACCGGCGGCGAGGGCGAACCAGCCCGGCCGCGACCGCTGGGCGAGCGGTCCGCCCCGGTCCGTGCACGTCCCGGCCTTTACCAGTGA